Proteins found in one Paenibacillus sp. FSL R10-2782 genomic segment:
- a CDS encoding GerAB/ArcD/ProY family transporter, with the protein MFRRSDDKITSKQAAVFLTNTVLGAGILTLPRGVSETVKTPDAWLSVLIGGCIVIFVVLLMVKLSQQFPGNTVYQYSRRIVGIIPGGFLSLLLIIYFIIIAGFEIRVLAEVTLYFLLEGTPIWAIVIPFIWVGSYLVFGGINPIARLYQIVLPISLFFLLLCFVLSLKVFEIDHLRPVLSNGILPVVKGLKSTVLVFTGCEVIMTLVAFLQHPEKAAKTMVAGISIPWILYFLTVVMVVGGLSVDSTVTSTWPTINLMRSFEIPGFLFERLEFPLLVIWMMQMFCNFCSFFFNASLGVSQVFGLQYRYAIFVLIPLIFISTMVPVRMTEVFSLGDAIGYMGIILFFLVPVTLSIIFIIRKKGMKQNV; encoded by the coding sequence GTGTTCAGACGCTCTGATGATAAGATCACATCTAAACAGGCGGCAGTATTCCTGACCAATACCGTATTGGGAGCAGGGATTTTGACACTCCCGAGAGGTGTAAGTGAGACGGTAAAGACTCCTGATGCATGGCTTTCTGTCCTGATCGGCGGATGTATTGTCATATTCGTGGTCTTGCTTATGGTGAAATTAAGCCAACAATTTCCCGGTAACACTGTGTATCAATACTCCAGAAGAATCGTGGGTATCATTCCGGGAGGATTTTTAAGTCTGTTATTAATCATATACTTTATCATCATCGCTGGCTTTGAGATTCGCGTTTTAGCTGAAGTAACGTTGTATTTTCTGCTTGAAGGGACACCCATCTGGGCGATTGTAATTCCATTCATCTGGGTGGGAAGTTATCTGGTTTTTGGAGGCATTAATCCCATCGCGCGGTTATACCAGATTGTACTCCCGATCAGTCTTTTCTTTCTGCTCCTCTGTTTTGTCCTTAGCCTAAAAGTCTTTGAAATTGACCATCTTCGTCCTGTATTGAGTAACGGTATTCTTCCAGTAGTTAAGGGACTAAAGTCGACTGTCCTTGTTTTCACTGGATGTGAAGTCATCATGACATTGGTCGCTTTCTTGCAGCACCCTGAAAAAGCGGCCAAGACCATGGTAGCAGGAATCAGCATCCCTTGGATATTGTACTTTTTGACAGTAGTTATGGTAGTCGGCGGGTTATCGGTGGACTCCACTGTGACAAGCACCTGGCCCACCATTAATTTAATGCGCAGCTTTGAAATCCCGGGGTTTCTTTTTGAACGTCTTGAGTTTCCGCTGCTAGTGATTTGGATGATGCAAATGTTTTGTAATTTCTGCAGTTTTTTCTTCAATGCATCCTTAGGTGTCTCACAGGTGTTTGGCCTTCAATATCGCTATGCCATATTTGTCTTAATCCCGCTTATTTTCATCTCCACTATGGTTCCTGTACGTATGACTGAGGTGTTTAGTCTGGGCGATGCGATCGGATACATGGGAATCATTTTATTTTTTCTCGTCCCGGTAACTCTTTCCATCATTTTTATAATTAGGAAGAAGGGAATGAAGCAAAATGTATAG
- a CDS encoding glycoside hydrolase family 2 TIM barrel-domain containing protein has translation MGSRVITSFNTDWKFIEGNYTGAEKTDYNDEQWRLLQVPHDWSIEKSFDPHMLYGGNQAYLPRWSVGWYRKHFNVKPSSPKQRVYIQFDGIHNNSEVWINGHFVGKRPYGYVSFQYDLTPYIRWNEDNVIAVKVDNTTLPPDRWYSGSGIYRNVWLICTDYIHVTGWGTYITTPEISPDEAKVSARIQITNHHEHAVECNMVTEILDSQGQVKGKIENRVTLSGFETGEMEQKTRILEPELWSPENPVLYEAQTIIYCDNKEVDCYRTPFGIREVKLDAQKGLFLNGSSLKLKGVCIHHDLGCLGAAYHDTAMKRRLQRLKEMGCNSIRFAHNPMAPELLDLCDQMGFLVMDEAFDKWKSLSYEHLFDEWWEKDLEAMLVRDRNHPSVFIWSVGNEVENQGQPSMLKMLEQLVAFCHEKDPTRPVTCALEPHNTPISLRDGSIQAKVEHTRLLAQRVDVLGLNYQEQWYEHYRRAMPDTLIIGTETFPYYRGKDNRVKGYLPHNPWFDVANHDYVIGQFVWSGIDYLGETSYPSKGWSSGLIDTCGFRKPVSFLQQSLWSDEPIVHIAVLHERMKPEHNPSWTMHWKCPGMEDHWTFPEYGGKLIRLVTFTNCERVELIVNNESYGERKLVDYPDHLIIWELPYTPGKIRAIGSNGDHKVCVHELTTAGLPYGLKLQADRAVLPANGHEISHVEVTVTDQDGIIVPNQEFDVTFKLHGNGRILGIDNGDLTRDEPFQGNQIRTHRGRCLVIVQSGYLAGELLLQASADGGLQGEARLNIEHEYK, from the coding sequence ATGGGAAGCAGAGTGATTACGTCATTCAACACAGACTGGAAATTTATAGAGGGTAATTACACAGGTGCCGAAAAGACAGATTATAACGATGAGCAATGGCGGCTCCTTCAAGTTCCTCATGACTGGAGTATAGAAAAATCCTTTGATCCACATATGCTGTATGGCGGGAATCAAGCTTATTTGCCCAGATGGTCTGTTGGATGGTATAGAAAGCATTTTAATGTGAAGCCCTCTTCTCCCAAACAGCGCGTTTACATACAATTTGATGGTATTCACAATAATAGTGAGGTTTGGATCAATGGGCATTTTGTGGGCAAGCGGCCTTATGGATATGTTAGTTTTCAATATGATTTGACCCCATATATTCGGTGGAATGAGGATAACGTGATTGCTGTCAAAGTGGACAATACGACTCTTCCGCCTGACAGATGGTATTCGGGGTCCGGTATTTATCGTAATGTGTGGCTGATTTGTACGGATTATATTCATGTCACCGGATGGGGGACTTACATCACCACACCTGAAATTTCGCCAGATGAAGCCAAGGTGAGTGCCAGAATCCAGATTACTAATCATCATGAGCATGCTGTAGAGTGTAATATGGTGACTGAAATTCTGGATTCACAGGGACAAGTAAAAGGAAAAATTGAAAACCGAGTGACTCTATCGGGCTTTGAAACGGGCGAAATGGAGCAAAAAACGCGGATTTTAGAGCCAGAATTGTGGTCACCGGAGAACCCGGTGCTCTATGAAGCTCAAACCATCATTTATTGCGACAATAAAGAGGTAGATTGTTATCGAACCCCTTTTGGCATAAGAGAAGTGAAGCTGGACGCTCAAAAGGGGCTATTTCTGAATGGAAGCAGCTTGAAGCTAAAGGGAGTTTGTATTCACCATGATTTAGGCTGTCTGGGAGCTGCTTACCATGATACGGCCATGAAGAGAAGGCTACAGAGGCTGAAGGAGATGGGCTGTAACTCGATTCGTTTTGCTCATAATCCGATGGCGCCTGAATTGTTGGATCTTTGTGATCAGATGGGATTCCTGGTAATGGATGAAGCTTTTGACAAATGGAAATCTCTTTCCTATGAGCATTTATTTGATGAATGGTGGGAAAAGGACCTGGAGGCGATGCTCGTAAGAGACAGGAACCATCCCAGCGTTTTCATATGGAGTGTGGGGAATGAAGTAGAGAACCAGGGTCAACCGTCCATGCTCAAAATGCTGGAGCAGCTCGTTGCCTTTTGCCATGAAAAGGACCCCACCCGGCCTGTTACCTGTGCGCTTGAGCCACATAATACACCGATCAGCCTGCGTGATGGTTCGATTCAAGCTAAGGTGGAGCATACCAGGCTGCTGGCACAACGAGTGGACGTTCTGGGGTTAAACTATCAGGAGCAGTGGTATGAGCACTACAGAAGGGCCATGCCGGATACGCTAATCATTGGAACGGAGACTTTTCCGTATTATCGTGGTAAGGATAATCGGGTTAAAGGTTATTTGCCCCACAATCCCTGGTTTGATGTCGCTAATCACGATTATGTGATCGGTCAATTTGTGTGGAGTGGAATTGACTATCTGGGAGAAACAAGCTATCCCTCCAAAGGGTGGTCGTCGGGCCTGATTGATACTTGCGGGTTCCGCAAGCCTGTGTCCTTTCTTCAACAAAGTTTATGGTCAGATGAGCCTATTGTGCACATTGCTGTACTTCACGAACGTATGAAGCCGGAACACAATCCATCGTGGACGATGCACTGGAAATGTCCGGGTATGGAAGATCATTGGACATTTCCTGAATATGGCGGAAAATTGATACGGTTAGTTACCTTCACCAATTGTGAGCGCGTGGAATTGATCGTGAACAATGAATCTTATGGTGAAAGAAAGCTTGTCGATTACCCTGATCATTTAATCATATGGGAGCTTCCCTATACACCAGGCAAAATCCGGGCTATTGGCAGTAATGGAGATCATAAGGTCTGTGTGCATGAATTAACCACTGCCGGGCTTCCTTATGGTCTAAAGTTGCAGGCTGATCGGGCGGTTCTACCTGCCAATGGTCATGAAATATCTCATGTGGAGGTAACTGTCACAGACCAAGATGGAATTATTGTACCTAATCAGGAATTTGATGTAACATTTAAACTGCATGGTAATGGTCGTATCCTTGGAATAGATAACGGCGATCTCACCCGTGATGAACCCTTCCAGGGAAACCAGATACGAACACACAGAGGCAGGTGTCTTGTTATAGTGCAATCCGGGTATCTGGCAGGTGAGCTGTTGCTTCAAGCTTCAGCAGATGGAGGGTTGCAGGGGGAAGCCAGACTAAATATTGAGCATGAATACAAATGA
- a CDS encoding sigma-70 family RNA polymerase sigma factor, whose amino-acid sequence MDEEIEYRIKRVQAGEIQDYAFIVKKYQHPILVYCWRLLGNEQEAEDAVQDILVKSFEKINMYKPTVSFSSWLYKMAYHHCLNLIHRKKLQRAFKLGLFTHNMPTTDSAAQNIESQLFSEPLSRALNKLTAEERSLLVLRIFEEKSFGEIGEIMNKSQEAVKKKYGRTKTKLKKIMNAMKEEEECVNFNTLFKTKA is encoded by the coding sequence TTGGATGAAGAAATAGAGTACAGGATTAAACGGGTTCAGGCAGGCGAAATCCAGGATTACGCTTTTATCGTAAAAAAGTACCAGCATCCGATTCTGGTGTACTGCTGGCGGCTTCTGGGCAACGAACAAGAAGCCGAGGACGCCGTTCAGGACATTCTCGTTAAGTCATTTGAGAAAATTAACATGTATAAGCCGACTGTGAGCTTCTCGTCCTGGCTATATAAAATGGCTTATCATCACTGCTTGAACTTGATTCACCGAAAGAAATTGCAACGAGCATTTAAGCTTGGTCTGTTTACCCACAACATGCCAACCACTGACAGCGCTGCACAGAATATAGAAAGCCAACTTTTCAGTGAACCGCTCAGCCGGGCGCTGAACAAACTGACAGCAGAAGAACGAAGCCTGCTGGTGCTGCGAATCTTTGAAGAAAAGTCGTTTGGCGAGATCGGTGAAATCATGAACAAAAGCCAGGAAGCGGTCAAGAAAAAATACGGCAGGACGAAAACAAAGCTCAAAAAAATAATGAACGCTATGAAGGAGGAAGAGGAATGCGTGAACTTCAACACACTGTTCAAGACAAAAGCATAA
- a CDS encoding DUF4367 domain-containing protein: MRELQHTVQDKSIKEMDLLPENALKLQAFDVTDKVMDRVYQKGQRKPGPTAKMRLRPGIAVPAMITFFVLGASITGYAASQYLEFRNSKGDIVLHTAKFYEPSDSVKKYLQVLDTYSQKVKNQLQPGEYAAYYVKDDFMNNEDRLNPVKFEYKWVEFSSFSSFQKEIKRTHAPLLYSPSHLPDGYHFDYGYVYPAFMYPKSLNNAEYRTLVDELIQKSKTAPAGEKMFIKKLNWKKADLTTARYVKGSNYVSISISTLTPESKLTIFQNDRDSAEKLTIKGTEAYYIGSGKTKQPTNTSKNRLGWKDDNHHLFYEIYDNPNSPLVKQDLVKIAEDLLAPH, from the coding sequence ATGCGTGAACTTCAACACACTGTTCAAGACAAAAGCATAAAGGAAATGGATTTACTGCCGGAAAATGCGTTGAAACTCCAGGCGTTTGATGTCACGGACAAGGTGATGGATCGGGTCTATCAGAAGGGACAACGAAAACCGGGACCGACTGCCAAAATGCGTCTACGACCCGGTATCGCAGTCCCCGCTATGATCACGTTCTTTGTTTTGGGTGCTTCTATTACCGGATACGCGGCTTCGCAATACCTTGAATTTCGTAACAGCAAGGGTGACATCGTATTACATACAGCTAAATTTTATGAACCCTCGGATTCTGTTAAAAAGTATTTACAGGTGCTGGATACATACAGCCAAAAGGTAAAAAATCAGCTTCAGCCGGGAGAATATGCTGCCTATTACGTTAAGGATGATTTTATGAATAACGAAGACCGACTTAATCCGGTCAAATTTGAATATAAGTGGGTTGAATTCTCCAGTTTCAGCAGCTTTCAGAAAGAAATTAAACGGACGCATGCACCACTCTTGTATAGTCCATCTCATCTGCCGGACGGCTACCATTTCGATTACGGATATGTGTATCCTGCTTTTATGTACCCTAAATCTCTGAATAATGCAGAATATCGCACTCTAGTTGATGAGCTCATCCAAAAGTCCAAAACCGCTCCAGCAGGTGAAAAGATGTTTATAAAGAAGCTGAACTGGAAAAAGGCGGACCTTACTACAGCGCGGTATGTGAAAGGAAGCAACTATGTGAGCATTTCCATCAGTACACTCACACCTGAATCCAAGCTGACTATCTTTCAGAATGATCGAGATTCGGCTGAAAAGTTGACGATTAAGGGAACCGAGGCATATTACATCGGATCAGGTAAGACAAAACAGCCAACTAATACAAGCAAAAATCGGCTTGGTTGGAAAGATGACAACCATCATTTGTTCTACGAGATTTATGACAATCCGAATAGTCCGTTGGTCAAGCAGGACTTAGTAAAGATTGCGGAAGATCTCCTCGCCCCTCATTAA
- a CDS encoding helix-turn-helix domain-containing protein — translation MKRDMTTIKQVRLNSLLDVATMLLIEKPNASMNEIADYAEIGIATLHRYVENREQLMIYLGFRAIEVVSETMKRISLNEENYENYIPELIEALIPLGDKIYFLAHDASVNFNKEIDEADQKLREPILHVIEILQQKGYFHPHIDKDWIMNVLYSLLFLTWQQVRNGNIAKNSAAALVVNTFYHGFKATAREEESTC, via the coding sequence ATGAAGAGAGACATGACAACGATCAAGCAAGTGAGGCTTAACAGCCTTTTGGATGTAGCTACCATGCTACTTATTGAAAAGCCAAACGCTTCCATGAACGAGATTGCTGATTATGCAGAAATTGGTATTGCCACATTGCATCGATATGTTGAAAACAGAGAGCAACTGATGATTTATCTTGGATTTCGGGCCATCGAAGTCGTAAGTGAAACCATGAAAAGGATTTCCTTGAACGAGGAAAACTATGAAAATTACATTCCAGAGTTGATTGAGGCACTTATTCCGTTAGGAGACAAAATTTATTTTCTTGCTCATGATGCATCCGTCAACTTCAACAAGGAAATTGATGAAGCGGATCAGAAGCTAAGGGAACCCATCTTGCATGTGATTGAAATATTGCAACAAAAAGGTTATTTTCACCCGCATATCGATAAAGATTGGATCATGAATGTCCTCTACTCGCTGCTATTTCTAACATGGCAGCAAGTAAGGAACGGCAATATTGCGAAAAATTCTGCAGCGGCACTGGTTGTAAATACTTTTTACCATGGATTCAAAGCAACTGCACGCGAGGAGGAATCTACATGTTAA
- a CDS encoding spore germination protein gives MWSKIVPYIPSWATLFQAALALIFPLGIYYINRSIYSLVGSKGANSKQPADRPKDDKDNADQQHATGSKITGDYDTDLKSLQEAIGENSDVHFREFMAKKFHARSVLIFIEGMQDEGLINKQVLQVLMLEGQQEQSESISKSFIKESLMPLTQISEVTDMENLYELILLGYTVLLIEGINEALLVGPPNGPVRPVNEPTSEALLRGPRIGFTEVLSENTSMLRRQGLNKGLEIKKFQVGSRIKKDLVIAYIKDIVNPDLLQEVKDRISKIDMDFLPESGYVEQLIEDNYLSPFQQAHNTERPDRVMSALLEGRVAILLDGTPFALIVPVTFSMLLQSPEDYYERWIPGTLLRVLRFCGAFIALMGPALYISFISFHPGLIPTKLIVSIIETRQGVPFPSVIEVMILEISIEILREAGIRLPKPIGPAMGIVGGLVIGDAAVNAGIVSPFLVIVVSVTAISSFSIPSYSAGITLRLLRFAGMLFAALLGMFGTVLFFLIICIHLTKLKSFGVPYVTPFSPMRLSDWKDVFIRAPLTLMKRRPVMMKTQQSKRKS, from the coding sequence ATGTGGTCTAAAATAGTACCTTATATTCCAAGCTGGGCTACGTTATTTCAGGCAGCCCTCGCGTTGATTTTTCCATTAGGAATTTATTATATAAACCGCTCGATTTATTCACTTGTAGGAAGTAAGGGAGCGAATTCCAAACAACCTGCTGACCGTCCTAAGGATGATAAAGACAACGCTGATCAGCAGCATGCAACAGGCTCCAAAATTACAGGGGATTATGATACCGATTTGAAATCACTCCAAGAGGCTATAGGCGAGAATAGTGATGTGCATTTTCGTGAGTTTATGGCGAAGAAATTTCATGCACGGTCGGTGTTAATCTTCATAGAAGGTATGCAGGATGAGGGGCTTATAAACAAGCAGGTATTGCAGGTATTGATGCTTGAGGGCCAACAGGAACAGTCAGAAAGTATAAGTAAGTCTTTTATAAAAGAAAGCTTGATGCCACTTACGCAAATTAGTGAAGTTACAGATATGGAGAATCTGTACGAATTAATCCTTTTGGGCTATACCGTGTTATTAATTGAAGGAATAAATGAAGCACTGCTGGTCGGGCCCCCTAACGGCCCTGTTCGACCCGTGAATGAGCCGACCTCTGAAGCATTACTTCGGGGTCCCAGAATCGGCTTTACGGAAGTATTAAGTGAAAACACTTCGATGCTTAGACGTCAAGGCCTAAACAAAGGTCTGGAAATAAAGAAATTCCAAGTTGGAAGCAGAATCAAAAAAGATCTGGTTATCGCGTACATCAAGGATATTGTAAATCCGGATCTTCTTCAGGAAGTGAAGGACAGAATTTCAAAAATTGACATGGATTTTTTACCTGAATCCGGTTATGTGGAGCAACTTATTGAAGACAATTATTTAAGCCCGTTCCAGCAAGCGCATAATACTGAGCGCCCCGACCGTGTCATGAGTGCTTTGTTGGAAGGAAGAGTAGCGATTCTGCTGGATGGTACTCCCTTTGCACTTATTGTTCCGGTGACCTTCAGTATGCTGCTCCAATCTCCTGAGGACTATTATGAGCGCTGGATTCCAGGGACACTTTTACGCGTGTTGCGATTTTGCGGAGCTTTTATAGCGCTTATGGGTCCTGCTTTATATATCTCTTTTATATCGTTTCATCCCGGTTTGATCCCAACCAAGCTGATCGTTAGCATCATCGAGACCCGTCAAGGCGTCCCTTTTCCATCTGTCATCGAAGTTATGATTCTGGAAATCTCTATCGAAATCCTGCGGGAAGCCGGCATACGATTGCCCAAGCCTATTGGTCCTGCCATGGGCATTGTGGGAGGCTTGGTCATCGGCGACGCTGCTGTCAATGCGGGCATTGTTAGTCCTTTCCTTGTGATTGTTGTTTCGGTTACTGCCATTTCATCGTTTTCGATACCGTCATACAGCGCTGGCATTACCCTGCGCCTCTTACGTTTCGCCGGAATGCTCTTTGCAGCCCTTCTGGGCATGTTCGGTACGGTTTTGTTCTTCCTGATCATTTGTATCCATCTGACGAAATTGAAGAGCTTTGGCGTACCATATGTGACTCCCTTCTCCCCTATGCGTCTAAGCGACTGGAAGGATGTGTTTATACGAGCTCCTTTGACTTTGATGAAACGAAGACCCGTTATGATGAAAACTCAGCAAAGCAAGCGTAAATCATAG
- a CDS encoding Nif3-like dinuclear metal center hexameric protein codes for MTMTIGQIVNHLTKGIRTPNTTVDLLNPGHLDTEVQGIVTAFCASQYVIEQAISLGANFIITHEGIFYSHLGIQECLRHDPVFLQKSRLIADSGLGIYRLHDTIHRYQPDGVMVGLLQALDWHTYVVKQQPAFAILTIPAMEVKEVAEYIKAKLHIRYVRVAGELSMPCERVGIMVGYRGGAEPAIPLFLNENVDLIIAGEGPEWETPEYVKDAVYQGRNKALIMLGHAESEAPGMKYLADVLSSQFPTIPIHFIEDRPVFQIL; via the coding sequence ATGACCATGACCATAGGACAGATTGTGAACCATCTGACCAAGGGAATAAGAACACCCAACACGACCGTAGATCTGCTTAACCCAGGGCATTTGGATACTGAGGTGCAAGGAATTGTAACCGCTTTCTGCGCGTCCCAATATGTGATAGAACAAGCTATTTCTCTAGGCGCAAATTTTATCATTACGCATGAAGGCATTTTTTATAGCCATCTGGGGATACAGGAATGTTTACGACATGATCCTGTCTTTTTGCAAAAATCCCGTCTGATTGCCGACTCGGGTCTAGGTATTTATCGTTTGCATGACACCATACACCGTTATCAGCCGGATGGAGTGATGGTTGGACTTCTCCAGGCACTTGATTGGCACACCTATGTTGTGAAACAGCAGCCGGCGTTCGCCATTTTGACAATTCCGGCTATGGAAGTGAAGGAGGTCGCCGAATATATCAAAGCCAAGCTTCATATTCGTTATGTACGGGTAGCTGGTGAGCTTTCCATGCCATGTGAACGAGTAGGGATTATGGTAGGTTACAGGGGAGGTGCTGAACCGGCCATTCCATTATTTCTAAATGAAAATGTGGATTTGATCATTGCTGGTGAAGGACCCGAATGGGAAACGCCAGAATATGTGAAAGATGCTGTCTATCAGGGCAGAAATAAAGCCCTTATTATGCTGGGACATGCCGAAAGCGAAGCACCTGGTATGAAATACCTCGCTGATGTGCTTTCCAGCCAATTCCCAACAATTCCTATACATTTTATTGAAGATCGCCCGGTGTTTCAAATATTGTAA
- a CDS encoding Ger(x)C family spore germination protein, with protein sequence MYRRHILSLLLAFILLVSQVGCWSSREIEELSMYTGLSLDKGEPSTVEQDLEKEGSRYFKKNKITATVQIVPKKSFGNAAKQAGGQGPNYINIAGTGDSVLEIFRQFSIRLDRPIIGHHLKVIVVSTELAKQQTMQQLMDFVLRDNDIRPSCLVFLSKGRAANTLVTKYKDEVPSFHILYMVRNHFRTSKLMRGINLSELDGLMHSKKSYILQNIIEAEGEFEFSGASIIKGDTGHWLGNLGQQDVESIAWIKDDVEGGAIKTYDERNQPITYEIKSVNSKITTKVTEGNNISFHVKIESKGRLIEDWDDKLDPTKTQNMKKAEKEFEKEVTRRLKTLMHKLQSQYKVDVAGFGEHLYIEKPQVWKKVKDDWDYKFSQIPVTFDVKLTITDLGSSAE encoded by the coding sequence ATGTATAGACGACATATCCTATCTTTGCTGCTTGCCTTCATTCTTCTGGTAAGTCAAGTCGGTTGCTGGAGCAGCAGAGAAATAGAAGAACTAAGCATGTATACAGGACTGTCACTGGATAAGGGTGAGCCCAGCACAGTGGAACAGGACCTGGAGAAGGAAGGCAGCCGTTACTTCAAGAAAAATAAAATTACTGCCACTGTGCAAATCGTCCCCAAAAAGTCTTTTGGAAACGCAGCAAAACAAGCCGGTGGACAAGGGCCAAACTATATCAATATAGCTGGCACCGGGGATTCTGTACTTGAAATCTTCCGGCAATTCTCCATCCGCTTGGATCGCCCGATTATTGGTCACCACCTGAAGGTCATCGTGGTTTCTACCGAACTGGCGAAACAACAGACGATGCAGCAATTAATGGATTTTGTGCTTCGTGATAATGATATTCGACCGAGCTGCCTGGTTTTCTTAAGTAAGGGACGAGCAGCTAACACATTGGTCACAAAATATAAGGACGAGGTCCCTTCCTTCCATATATTGTATATGGTTCGTAACCATTTCAGAACCAGCAAGTTAATGAGAGGGATCAATTTGTCTGAATTGGATGGGTTGATGCATTCCAAAAAAAGCTATATCCTGCAAAACATTATTGAAGCCGAAGGAGAATTTGAATTTTCAGGTGCCAGCATTATTAAGGGAGACACCGGCCACTGGCTCGGCAATTTGGGGCAACAAGACGTGGAGAGTATTGCATGGATTAAAGATGATGTTGAGGGTGGAGCTATCAAAACATATGATGAGCGGAATCAACCTATAACTTATGAGATCAAGTCGGTAAATAGCAAAATAACGACTAAGGTGACCGAGGGAAATAACATCTCCTTTCATGTCAAGATTGAATCCAAAGGGCGTTTAATTGAAGACTGGGATGATAAATTGGACCCGACCAAGACACAAAACATGAAAAAGGCTGAGAAAGAGTTTGAAAAAGAAGTAACAAGAAGGCTTAAAACTCTTATGCACAAGCTGCAATCGCAATATAAAGTCGATGTTGCCGGTTTTGGCGAACACTTATATATTGAAAAACCTCAAGTGTGGAAAAAAGTAAAGGATGATTGGGATTATAAATTCAGTCAAATACCCGTAACTTTCGATGTCAAGTTAACCATTACGGATTTAGGCTCATCTGCTGAATAA
- a CDS encoding Asp23/Gls24 family envelope stress response protein translates to MLIQNVLGSIAISKDAISKIIGKTATATMGIASMSTGVVEGITNKLSGKSLQNGIELHLTESRLDVELSIVVHYGTRMYDVGRELQKNVREAIEKYTGLSIGMINVKVQGISLSVN, encoded by the coding sequence ATGTTAATTCAAAACGTACTGGGGAGTATTGCAATTTCCAAAGATGCTATTTCTAAAATCATTGGTAAGACAGCAACGGCAACAATGGGAATTGCATCAATGTCAACAGGAGTCGTCGAAGGAATCACTAACAAGTTAAGTGGGAAAAGCCTGCAAAATGGCATTGAACTTCATCTGACAGAATCAAGACTGGATGTCGAATTAAGCATTGTCGTTCATTACGGAACAAGAATGTACGATGTAGGCAGAGAATTACAGAAGAATGTTCGGGAAGCCATTGAGAAATATACGGGCCTATCCATTGGCATGATAAACGTCAAAGTACAAGGGATATCCCTATCCGTTAATTAA
- a CDS encoding alpha/beta hydrolase: protein MPKTNINGYSMHYTDRGKGTAILFIHPPVLTSSNFQYQIQELSDRFRTVAFDIRGHGQSEPSKKAITYPLIAEDMKQLMDELKIERAFLCGYSIGGSIVLDFLLAYPDRSLGGIIIGGMSEVGGRELKNKISLGHMFSKLGLISPIAFSTAWSQAHKNLSLFWTLFNDARKGNAKNAEQYYNYSLHYNCTAHLQEINHRVLLIYGEKDKLFYPYARLLHERLPQNELIFIEDMDHRIPTKAAKPLNRLISQFVSRF from the coding sequence TTGCCCAAAACCAATATAAACGGATATAGTATGCATTACACGGATCGTGGAAAAGGGACGGCAATCCTGTTCATTCATCCTCCAGTGTTGACAAGTTCGAATTTTCAATATCAAATTCAGGAATTGTCCGATCGTTTTCGTACAGTAGCTTTTGATATTCGGGGCCATGGTCAAAGTGAGCCTTCCAAGAAAGCGATTACCTATCCGTTAATTGCCGAGGATATGAAGCAGCTTATGGACGAGTTGAAGATAGAGAGGGCATTTTTATGCGGTTATTCGATAGGTGGCTCCATTGTGCTTGACTTTCTGTTAGCCTATCCTGATCGATCCCTGGGCGGCATTATCATCGGTGGCATGTCGGAAGTTGGGGGTAGGGAATTAAAAAACAAAATATCACTTGGACATATGTTCTCCAAACTGGGATTGATCAGTCCGATTGCTTTCTCCACTGCTTGGAGTCAAGCTCATAAAAATTTATCCTTGTTCTGGACGTTGTTTAACGATGCCAGAAAAGGAAACGCCAAAAACGCGGAGCAATATTACAATTATAGTCTGCACTATAACTGTACAGCACATTTGCAGGAAATAAATCATCGCGTCCTGTTAATTTACGGAGAGAAAGACAAACTCTTTTATCCATATGCCCGGTTGTTGCATGAACGATTGCCCCAAAACGAGCTGATTTTTATTGAGGATATGGATCATCGAATTCCTACGAAAGCAGCCAAACCATTAAACCGATTAATTAGCCAGTTTGTAAGCCGCTTCTGA